GGTTTGAGGAAAGCCCTGCTGGTTTCGAGCCTACACCGCGGACGATATAACGATGCATGGTCCGGTGGCTTTCCCGATTTGAGCAGCGGCACCAACCTCTGTGTCTTCCACACTTTTGGAAAAACGCCTTCATGGAGACATGTGTTGTACAGTTTAGCAAAAACCTCTAGTGTTGATTTAATTGATGCTTTCACAGCTACATTTGGGAAGCCATCTAAGCTCGGTGCTTTGTTATCAGGACTGCGCTGTACTTTCAAAAGCACTTTTTGTGCGGTGAGTTCTGGGATGTCAACCACCATCACTCGTTTTGTCTGCCGTGGAGATGACTCCGCCCTATATGGGAATAGTCGCAAAAGGGCCGGGCACGTTGGCTCTGGTGATCTTGGATTCTTCAGGGTCCTCATAGCAAACTTTTATCCCACTCCCCAGTGGTCAACGTTTACGCTGTTGCATAATCGTTGCATTAAAACTAGCTTGTATAGCTTTTTTAAGCGTAGCTTTACTGGTTTATGTTGCGCTAATAGTACGTTGATGACTGGTGTACCGCGTAATTGGTTCAGCTTTCTGCGCACCTGGTTGCATACTCCTCTTTTATTTGCGATATGACTGTTCCACCAATACACTGCTATTTTTTGTGACACTTGCTTATGGCCGCCGTCATACCTTTTGCTTTCATTTCCTCAACGCTATCTAGAGTTGGGCAAACGTTCCTGCTCATGTTGAAAACTTCGGGATCAAAATATTGCCCCTCTATTATTTTTGATGTGCTCTTTTTAAGCGAAAATCACTCTTTTTTACGCCCGTTGTTATATCGATGGTTATTGTCTTATGGTTGTGATACATTCAGCCTTTGGATGAAACCGAAAGTTCCGAACATTTAATGATGAAGAAATCACTGAAACTTCTTTGAGCTGTGTTCACCTAcagtattgttcataacaaCAGAGATCAAAACCtcaaatttttaaactaaaattttccaATCAATGTGCACTTtgtatttctaaaatttattacatactttTCCCCTTGAACATTAAAATTCACATATCGAATAATAATGTTGAAATATGATACTTTGAATATCAACCCTACAAATGTAACAATGCGTATGTCAGTTAATCACATCTCTGGTAAATATGTCATGACTATTTTGATTATTCGAAATTAAACGTTGAGTATCACACATCGTGTTTTTTATTCGTCTTCGGAaaactcaatttaatttatcaCGTTATGGGACCAGATCGCGCGTGTTCAATTTAGAGTGAAGTTGAAGATTTATTTCGGCATGAGTTCCATGTACCAAATCGAGAAGCTGGACGAAAAGAATTATGATTCTTGAAGCGTTCAGATGCGTAGCGTGttggtgcattcggaattaTGGAAATATACGTCTGGGGAATGCAAGAGAGAGGATATAGCAGATGAAGGCGAAGTGGCGCAGTGGATTGCTCGCGATGAGAAGGCTTTGGCCATGATTAACTTAAGTGTAAGGCCAACGCAACTGAATCACTTGCGGCATTGCAAAACATCGACGGAAGCGTGGAAAAAACTGAAGGAGGTTTATCAACCAAGTGGTCCGGTAAGAAAAGTTTCGCTTTACAAAAAGTTGTTGAGCCTAAGAATGACAGAGGGCGAAAACGTTGCGACGTACTTAAATGTGTTTACGACAATAATGGACAAATTAGCTGAGGTGGGCTTAGAGCTAAATCAAGAGTTAGTTGCCATCATATTATTGTCTAGTCTTCCAAAAGAATTCGAGAATTTCGTAATAGCGATGGAGACTAGGGACAATCTTCCAGCGGTTGACGTGTTGAAATTGAAAGTTCTAGAAGAAGGTGAGCGTCGTGGTAACGTGAATGAGCATGCATCAAACGAAATTAACATACAGCAAGCATTTGCAGCGAAGTCGACGCAGGGTAGCGACAGAGAAAAGAAAAACggtaatttcaaaaatgttacatGCTATCGCTGTGGGCAGAAGGGTCACATAAAAAGCAATTGTCCGAAATCAAACAAGTTCGTGAATTCAACGAAAGAAGATTCAGCAAAGAAGCGTCAACAACAATGTTCGTTCACTGCTTTAGGTGCAACAGACTTCGACACGTTCGGCAGAGGAAAATGGTGCATAGACAGTGGTGCGACTGCGCATATGTGCTGTGACCGTACGTTGTTTTCGAACTTCGCGAATCATACAGAATCGATCGCATTGGCAGGTGACAACCAGTGTTGCCACTCACTACATTTTCTTCGTAGCAAAATATGTATCCAATCTGGCTGTAATGTAGCCAAAAAAAACCGGCAATAATAATTGATTATAGCTACGTATTTGGtagaatttactttttttatcaaaaatttaaatcgttAAATAAAAtagctatatatatatttttttcattgtttttattataaatttattaccaatattcaaataaaagcatttaaaataactttttaacataaaaaaacaattattgttttaaacaataaaaaaaaacaaatattgcttTAAACAATACGAAAGTACTTAAAGAAtgtttttacagaaaaaataattcaagtttttataaaatatttcacaaccaaattaaaaattcagtccatttttaaagaaaagtctTTTAGCCGaccatacacaatttttttttattagttcttTACAAGTCAAAATGTGATGTATggtttttatttccaatttattttttgtattcgtttttattaattttaatgatgaaaattttctttctgcGACTGCAGGACTATGAGGCAAGGATAATAAGGTAAATATAAAACTAGTAAGgtttaaacataaaaataccaattattgttttaaacaataaaaaaaacaaatattgttttaaacaaTACAAAAGTACTTAAAGAAtgtttttaacagaaaaaataattcaggtttttataaaatatttcacaaccaCTTTAAAAATTCAgtccatttttaaagaaaagtctTTTTTAGCCGaccatacacaattttttttaattagttcttTACAAGTCAAAATGTGATGTATggtttttatttccaatttattgCTTGTAttcgtttttaatatattaattttaatgatgaaaattttctttctgcGACTGCAGAACTATGAGGCAAGGATAATAAGGTATATATAAAACTAGTAAGGTCTGGGAACATTAGCTCGCCCAGTCCATTTTTTATGTTAGATACTTTTTGCCAAAAGGAATCAATATCGATATCACTTTTTAAATTGTGAtcacttaattttaataaagtccaTTGGCTAACAATTTTATCACAGTCAGTATTACATAAGTATTcaaattgcaaaattaaatctaaaataGAATTGTCATTGTTTGATAGAAACTCGATAggggttattatttttaaaatttccaagTCCTTTCTCATGAAATCAAATCTTAATTTGATTTGATCTAAAAGTgcaatgtaaaattttaaaatttctccttttatGTCACTTACTTCTTCTAGTGTTGCCTTTGTTTTTAGtagaaaaaattctgcttttgtaccaatgaaaatttttgatgtTTGATTATAATTATGAATGTTTTTGTAGTCAATATCGACGTGCAATTGTATgtcctttttaataaaattgctcAAAATTAAAAGGTAATGTGATTTAATATTTGAGTAAAGATATGGCAAACGACTTTGTTCCAACTGAAACTCTTTATTCAAATTGTTTATTAGAGGCAACACGtacgaaagaaataagaaataaacttttatttcgtTGTTCATTTTTTCAGCCAATTGAACAGATCGAACTGCATTTACTTCTAatttacaattaataaaaaaaagttttaaggcGTCCCATTGTTCAATTAAACGGGAGACAACTCCTTCTAAGGACAACCATCTAGTGTAGGATATACCTAAAATTTTATGTGGTTTTACAGAGCAATTGTCCTGAAACTCTGCAAAATCGTGCACTCGCTTAGGGCTGTgcgaaaaaaaactatatatatttCGACATAACCAAACAACGTCTCCGGGTAGTTTTTTACAGGCATAACTTACGCATAAGTGCAAAGAATGGCAAGtgcacttcaaataaaaaatatttgtttctgccTCCAACAAAGCTTTTACACCTGATAAATGTCCAGCCATTACATTGGCACCATCCGTAGCCAAACCAATGATGTTTTTAAGCGGAATATTGTTGTtatggaagaaattttttaaaacttcaaaCACTGATGATGCATCACATTTTGGTAATTCTATGAGTGCTAGGAAGCGATCGCGTACGATAAAGCTTGCGACGTATCTTACAACTAGCACTAAGCACTTTTTAGTTGAAACATCTGTGGTTTCGTCGATGGTGATCGAAAACTTACATGATTTTAACTTCGAAATGAGGTCCTTAGTTGTTGCATTTGAAATGTCGTCTGTAATTTTCGTCGCTTTCGTTCTGGCGCATTTTAAACGTTTTGCCACTTCTGAATCAGGGCAACATTCAGTTAAAAGATCAGGAAAGACATCCATTAGTAGGAAAGGTAAGTTGTGTGCTATTAAAAACATATCAATCGTGAGTTCTGCGTTTTTCATCATTTTGCTCATCTGTTCTGTCTCCGCATCTAAAAATGAGTCCATCGATATTTGGCTTCTTCTGGATTCCATGTTTTGCAAATGTGTAGAACAATTTGCGTGTCTATTCAGGTGTGACAAAATATTGACAGCACTTTTATTGCACGCTTTGCAAAAAGCCGTGCCGCTTTTGTTTTGCAGCCATGGAAATTTTTTCAGCCACTCTACTCTGAACTTCCTGTTCCTTTTCAATGTTTCTGTTTCACTGCaccaaaataatgaaatatcaaaCACATTTCAGACATTGGCAAAAGCAGAAGTACTTACTtctcataaatattttcttccacTTCAATTTCTTCCTCCACATCAATTTCTTCCTCCACTCCAATTTCTTCCTCCACGGCTGCTCTCGGTTTCTTAACCACGAATctaaaatgaaattatataaGTCTGTTGATTTAATATTACAATTATATAAACTTACTTATccatttcactttaaaatcGGTTACCACGCACTTCCACCTTCACATAACTTCTAATTTTGACATGTGCATGGCATAACTGCGCGCGAACAATGTCAAGTAAGGGAAATTGCGCAAGAGTGATAGCTATACATATACAAAGTGTCAATTGGTTTATATATGCACTAAAGGTATGAACACAATCTTATTTCTATGCTTTTATATATcatataaagtgttagttttctaattttttattattgaaaaaaaaaaatgaaactatAAAAATGTAGCCATTTAAGAAGCATTGTAGCATTGTAgctttcaattttaaatgtaGCAAATTGGCTACAATTGTAGCCAAACGGCAACGCTGGTGACAACAGCATTCGTGCCGAGGGTAAAGGCGATGTTAAAATACAAACTGGCATGTGTGATTTGACATTGAACGATGTTTTGTACGTTCCTTGTATGAGAGGCAATTTTATATCAGTTGGCCGTGCCGTCGAAATGGGTTGCGAAGTAAGcttcaacaaaaaatatgcaacggTGAAAAAGAACGGTGATGATATTTTACGACTCAAACAAAGCAACAACTTGTTCATGTTTGAAGATAAGCGTAGCAGTTGTTTTGGTGCCATGCAAAAGCAAGCAATCATATGGCATAATAGGTATGGGCACTTGAATTATACCAGCTTGAACGAACTTGCACACAAATCTTTAGTTCATGGGATGGAAAAAATAAGTTTCTCGGAAAAGCCAGTATGTAGGACATGTATGTTATGCAAAATTCATACACAACCGTTTCCAAATACAAATGAGCATAGATCAAAGTATTTGCTAGATTTGGTGCATACGGATGTATGTGGGCCTTTTGATACACCATCGCTAGGtggatcaaaatattttttgacattCATAGACGATATGTCAAGAAGGATATTTGTctatttcataaaatcaaaagctGAGGTGTTCAACAAATTTGTCGCATTTTGTACTAAGGTTGAGCGACAAACAGGAAATCGTATTAAAGCGGTAAGAAGCGACAACGGCggtgaatatataaataaacagttGAATGATTTTTTCGAGAGTCGAGGCATTATACGTCAGTTGTCAGTTCCCTACACTCCGCAGCAAAACGGGGTAG
The Anastrepha ludens isolate Willacy chromosome X, idAnaLude1.1, whole genome shotgun sequence DNA segment above includes these coding regions:
- the LOC128870314 gene encoding uncharacterized protein LOC128870314, producing the protein MESRRSQISMDSFLDAETEQMSKMMKNAELTIDMFLIAHNLPFLLMDVFPDLLTECCPDSEVAKRLKCARTKATKITDDISNATTKDLISKLKSCKFSITIDETTDVSTKKCLVLVVRYVASFIVRDRFLALIELPKCDASSVFEVLKNFFHNNNIPLKNIIGLATDGANVMAGHLSGVKALLEAETNIFYLKCTCHSLHLCVSYACKKLPGDVVWLCRNIYSFFSHSPKRVHDFAEFQDNCSVKPHKILGISYTRWLSLEGVVSRLIEQWDALKLFFINCKLEVNAVRSVQLAEKMNNEIKVYFLFLSYVLPLINNLNKEFQLEQSRLPYLYSNIKSHYLLILSNFIKKDIQLHVDIDYKNIHNYNQTSKIFIGTKAEFFLLKTKATLEEVSDIKGEILKFYIALLDQIKLRFDFMRKDLEILKIITPIEFLSNNDNSILDLILQFEYLCNTDCDKIVWTDYKYNAKRKLTQRMKSMTKTGGGPYDAVSLNHMEERIVAAAKIGEHISGVPGATSYGCHTDGPSCSTAAPQADDNFVCEYLAQISSADNSSSDDEGKTSRKSEPPKINIREEGQIDEVQPAKTKRCSDPKIKLIEKEIEKQEKFQSEVLRLSSLIIDCLCPMVYILTVFLVFELDFRC